In Fundidesulfovibrio magnetotacticus, a genomic segment contains:
- a CDS encoding acyl carrier protein: MTRDELFAAMSESFATAVDETSAMGATPGWDSLNHVMMIMNVSARFGTDIPATLLGQLTSSEALTAYFQEQGLL; encoded by the coding sequence ATGACCAGGGATGAACTTTTTGCAGCCATGTCCGAAAGTTTTGCGACTGCCGTGGACGAAACATCGGCCATGGGCGCCACCCCAGGCTGGGATTCCCTCAACCACGTCATGATGATCATGAACGTGTCCGCCCGCTTCGGCACCGATATCCCGGCCACCCTTCTCGGACAACTCACCTCCTCGGAGGCCTTGACCGCCTATTTCCAGGAGCAGGGGTTACTGTAA
- a CDS encoding MBOAT family O-acyltransferase has translation MTLYYTNLHFLVLFAVAAVLFAVARRFMGLNTRAIFILCINIFFLSLLTITPKPFAYPLALPVGFGLLATALALACNRLPKPHARKGVVVSVTIIILSVLLLKYPNYFFYIFHVHINQVSITAWIGISYMMFRSIDLVVHAANKSGTLLNVSTALAYLLFFPPFVSGPINRYQQFLNDCAAPGDLTLDSIVNCIARFSLGIIKILLIGEWFHSHSTIAPFFKDNSINFFDLVLAQYAFFLYIYFNFAGYSDCAISFSRLLGFNVPENFSNPFAARNLQDFWNRWHISLSHWFRDFIFFPLFKMFATHLPKMKPTTKSNLSIFITFFLMGIWHGDSYQWILYGVLLGSGTVVSVVYNRKMTSRFPSYSKISASLGYRIFSAFLTNSYIVACLFITIDPAIIRTALG, from the coding sequence ATGACTTTATACTATACGAACCTTCACTTCCTGGTCCTATTCGCCGTTGCCGCAGTGCTCTTTGCCGTTGCAAGACGCTTCATGGGGTTGAACACTCGCGCGATATTCATTCTCTGCATCAACATTTTTTTCCTCTCACTGCTCACCATAACCCCCAAGCCTTTCGCCTACCCCTTGGCCCTTCCGGTCGGGTTCGGACTCCTCGCCACTGCGCTGGCCCTGGCGTGCAACAGACTTCCGAAGCCACACGCCAGGAAAGGCGTCGTTGTTTCCGTAACCATCATCATCCTGTCCGTTCTCTTGCTGAAGTATCCAAATTATTTCTTTTATATTTTCCACGTACACATCAATCAAGTCAGCATAACGGCGTGGATCGGAATTTCCTACATGATGTTTCGATCCATCGATCTCGTGGTGCATGCCGCGAACAAGAGCGGTACGCTCCTGAACGTCTCTACAGCGCTCGCCTATCTGCTTTTCTTTCCTCCGTTCGTCTCCGGCCCCATCAACCGCTACCAGCAGTTCCTGAACGACTGCGCCGCCCCCGGGGACCTGACGCTCGACTCCATCGTCAATTGCATCGCAAGATTCTCCCTGGGCATCATCAAGATCCTGCTCATCGGCGAGTGGTTCCACAGCCACTCGACAATTGCGCCTTTTTTCAAGGACAATAGCATCAACTTTTTTGATCTTGTTCTGGCGCAATACGCCTTTTTTCTCTATATCTACTTCAATTTCGCGGGATACAGCGACTGCGCGATCTCCTTCTCTCGCCTTTTAGGATTCAACGTGCCAGAGAACTTCTCCAATCCGTTTGCCGCGCGCAATCTGCAAGACTTTTGGAACCGCTGGCATATCTCGCTCTCCCACTGGTTCCGTGACTTCATCTTCTTTCCGCTCTTCAAAATGTTCGCCACTCACCTTCCCAAGATGAAACCGACCACAAAGTCCAATTTGAGCATATTCATCACATTCTTTCTAATGGGCATTTGGCATGGAGACTCCTATCAGTGGATACTGTACGGTGTTCTTCTTGGCTCAGGAACTGTCGTATCTGTCGTGTACAACAGGAAAATGACGAGCCGATTCCCAAGCTACAGCAAGATTTCCGCTTCACTGGGCTACAGGATTTTTTCCGCGTTTCTCACCAACAGCTACATTGTGGCCTGTCTTTTTATCACCATCGACCCTGCAATCATCAGAACTGCCCTCGGCTGA
- a CDS encoding dihydrolipoyl dehydrogenase family protein gives MTSHDFDLGVIGGGAAGLTAAAGAARLGAKVLLVEKEPVLGGDCLHYGCVPSKTLIATAKLRRRMHDAARWGLPNPELPPVDYSKVAARIREVVARIQRHDSFERFCSLGVLVETGQAEFSDEHSVRLNGRTVSASRWIVATGSSPAVPDIPGLRQTQHLTNRELFSLEELPESLVVLGGGAVAVEMAQAFARLGSRVTLVQRSAHLLTGEDPDLADLVRARLEAEGVTVLTGTRARFVSPGYGLRHVGYVTESGEEGVASGKALLVALGRRPNVDGLRLENAGVAYTDKGIPTDQRLRTTAPTVWAAGDVLGKWLYTHAAGYEGGVALANAVARLPRKADYTFMPRVTYCEPELAGVGHGEASAARAGLEVDVVTERFEDNDRAQADGTPEGVLKLLVDRKGKVAGVRALGPRAGDVVCEWVTALSGGVKLSKVAQATHPYPTLGEINRRAAADYLAPKLFDGLAPKLLKAVFGLKGRACG, from the coding sequence ATGACCTCGCACGACTTCGACCTGGGCGTCATCGGAGGCGGCGCGGCCGGGCTCACGGCGGCGGCGGGGGCCGCTCGTCTGGGGGCGAAGGTGCTCCTGGTGGAAAAGGAGCCGGTGCTGGGCGGAGACTGCCTGCATTACGGCTGCGTGCCCTCCAAGACCCTCATCGCCACCGCCAAACTGCGCCGCAGAATGCACGACGCCGCGCGATGGGGCCTGCCCAACCCGGAGCTGCCCCCCGTGGACTACTCCAAGGTGGCCGCTCGCATCCGCGAGGTGGTGGCGCGCATCCAGCGTCACGACTCCTTCGAGCGCTTCTGTTCCCTGGGCGTGCTGGTGGAGACCGGCCAGGCCGAGTTTTCCGACGAGCACAGCGTGCGCCTGAACGGTCGCACGGTCTCGGCCTCGCGCTGGATCGTGGCCACGGGGTCCTCCCCGGCCGTGCCGGACATCCCCGGCCTGCGCCAGACCCAGCACCTGACCAACCGGGAGCTATTCTCGCTGGAGGAGCTGCCCGAGTCCCTGGTGGTGCTGGGGGGCGGGGCCGTGGCCGTGGAGATGGCCCAGGCCTTCGCGCGCCTGGGCAGCCGGGTGACGCTGGTGCAGCGCTCGGCGCACCTGCTCACGGGGGAAGACCCGGACCTGGCGGACCTGGTGCGCGCGCGCCTGGAGGCCGAGGGCGTTACGGTGCTCACGGGGACGCGGGCGCGCTTCGTGAGCCCGGGCTACGGGCTGCGCCACGTGGGCTACGTCACGGAGTCGGGCGAGGAGGGGGTGGCCTCGGGCAAGGCGCTCCTGGTGGCCCTGGGGCGGCGGCCCAACGTGGACGGCCTGCGCCTGGAGAACGCCGGGGTGGCCTACACCGACAAGGGCATCCCCACGGACCAGCGCCTGCGCACCACCGCGCCCACGGTGTGGGCCGCCGGCGACGTGCTGGGCAAGTGGCTCTACACCCACGCGGCGGGCTACGAGGGCGGCGTGGCCCTGGCCAACGCCGTGGCGCGCCTGCCCCGCAAGGCCGACTACACCTTCATGCCCCGCGTGACCTATTGCGAGCCCGAACTGGCCGGAGTGGGTCACGGGGAGGCCTCGGCGGCCCGGGCCGGGCTGGAGGTGGACGTGGTCACGGAGCGCTTCGAGGACAACGACCGCGCCCAGGCCGACGGAACGCCCGAAGGCGTGCTCAAGCTTCTGGTGGACCGCAAGGGCAAGGTGGCGGGCGTGCGCGCCCTGGGTCCGCGCGCGGGAGACGTCGTCTGCGAGTGGGTGACGGCCCTTTCCGGCGGCGTGAAGCTCTCGAAGGTGGCCCAGGCCACGCACCCCTACCCCACCCTGGGCGAGATCAACCGTCGCGCGGCCGCCGACTATCTGGCCCCGAAGCTCTTCGACGGCCTGGCCCCCAAGCTCCTCAAGGCCGTGTTCGGGCTCAAGGGCAGGGCCTGCGGCTAG